The genomic window CGCAGCTGGATCGCTTCCTGTTCAAGCTGGTCGTCGATTTCCCCGACCGCGCGGCCGAGATCGCCATCCTGGGCCGCGGCACCCTGCGCCCGGTGGGCGAGGGCGCGGCGCCGCTGGCCGCGGTGATGACGCGCGAGGCGTTGCGCCAGGGCCATGCGCTGGTCGATGCGATCCGGCTGGACGACAGCATCGTCGGCTATATCGTCGACCTGACCCGCGCCACCCGCAGCGATGCCGAGCTGCTGCACGGGGTCTCGACCCGGGCGGCCGCGGCGCTGGCGGCGGCGGTGCGGGCGCGGGCGGCGCTGGACGGGCGCGACTATGCCCTGCCCGACGACGTGCAGGCGCTGTTCCTGCCGGCCATGCGCCATCGCATCGTCCTGGGCCCCACCGCCGAGATCGACGGCCGCAGCCCCGACGAGGTGCTGACCGCGATCCTGAACCGCCAGGACGCGCCGCGCTGATGCGGCCTTCGCCGCGCCTGATCGCGCTGGTGCTGGTGCTGCTGGCGGCCAGCGTGCTGCGCATCGCCGCCGGCCCCGGCCACGCGCCGGCGCTGCTGCTGATCTGGGGCGCGCTGGTCGCGGTCGCGGGGCTGGACGCGCTGCTGTCGCTGCCCGCGCGCCGCATCCAGGTCCTGGCCGAGGCGCCGGCCAGCGGCTTTTCCGGGACCGAGGTCGCGCTGCACCTGCAGCTTTCGGCCCGGCCGCGGCTGCCGCCGGTGCTGGACCTGGTGCTGACCCACGACGCCGGCATCGACAGCCCGCCCGCCATGGGCATCTCCGCCGCGGGCCAGGCGCTGGCGCTGGACCTGCCGCTGCTGCTGCGCCAGCGCGGCCCGCGCCGCGTCACCCGGCTGTCGCTGCGCTATCCCTCGCGGCTGCGGCTGTTCGAGATCATCGGCAACCGCCCGCTGGACCTGACCATCGCCTGCCTGCCCAATATCCGCCCCGTCCTGTCGGGCGCGATCCAGGCGCAGATGCTGCCGCTTCTGGACGGGGCCCGGCTGATGCGGACCCGCGGCGAGGGGTCCGAGTTCCACCAGCTGCGCGACTTCACCCCCGGCATGGACCCGCGCAGCATCGACTGGAAACGCTCGGCGCGCGCCCGCGCCATGGTCGCCCGCGAAACCCGGGCCGAGCGCAACCACCAGATCATCCTGTGCCTGGACACCGGCCACCTGATGGCCGAGCGGCTGGGCGACCTCAGCAAGCTGGACCATGCCATCAACGCCAGCCTGGCCCTGGCCTGGGCGGCGGGGCTGGGGGGCGACAACGTCGGCTTCTACAGCTTCGCCGCCCGCCCGCAGCCGTTCCTGCCGCCGCGCCCCGGCCGCGCCGCCTTCGGCCGCATCCAGGGCGCCTGCGTCGGGCTGGAGCAGCAGGCGGTGGAAAGCAACCACACGCTGGGGCTGACGACGCTGAACGGCAAGCTCAAGCGCCGCTCGCTGGTGATGGTGTTTTCCGATTTCGTGGACAGCACCACCGCCGAGCTGCTGGTCGAGAACCTGGCCGTCATGCAGCGCCAGCACCTGATCCTTTACGTCGCGCTGCGCGACCCGGCCCTGCTGGCGCTGACCCGCCCGGCCGAGGACGGGCTTGACGCCATCGCCCGCGCCGTCGCCGCGAACCAGATCCTGGCCGAGCGGCAGGCGGTGCTGGACAAGCTGAACCGGCTGGGGATCCTGTGCCTGGACGCCAGCCCCGGCGCGCTGACCCCCGCCCTGCTGTCGCGCTATATCGAGATCAAGGCCAAGGAGCTGATATGACCGCCGCCGCCCCCTTGCCCCCGGACGCCATCCGCTCGGCCCGCTTCCGCGCCGAGCGCGAGCCGGGCTGGCGCCGGCTGGAGCAGCTGCTGCACCGGACCGAGCGCGGCGGTGCGCGGGCGCTGAGCTACGACCAGGCGCTGGAACTGGCCAGCCTCTATCGCCAGGCGATGAATTCGCTGTCGGTGGCGCGGGCGATCTCGATGGACAAGGCGCTGCTGACCTATCTGGAGGCGCTTTGCGCGCGGGCCTATCTGGCGGTCTATGCGCCGCAGGAAAGCCTGCGCGGGCTGTTCTCGCAGCTGCTGCGCCAAGGCATCCCGCAGGCGGTGCGGCGCTGCCTGCCGGCGCTGGCCATCGGCTTTCTGGCCATGCTGCTGGGCGCGGTGCTGGGCTGGGTGCTGGTGCGTCAGGACCCCAGCTGGTTCTACAGCTTCGTGCCCGCCGGCCTGGCCGACGGCCGCACGCCGGAAGCCTCGGCCGACTACCTGCGCACGACCCTGTTCGACGGCGCCGGCCAGGGGCAGGACGGCATGACCGCCTTTGCCTCGTTCCTGTTTTCCAACAACACCCAGGTCGCGATCCTGACCTTCGCGCTTGGCATCTTCCTTTGCGCACCCAGCTTCGTGCTGACCTTCTACAACGGGCTGGTGCTGGGCGGCTTCACCTCGGTCTTCGCCGGCAAGGGGCTGGGCTACGAGGTCGCGGGCTGGCTGTCGATCCATGGCGTGACCGAGATCGCGGCGATCTGCCTGGCCTGCGCCGGCGGGGCGCAGCTGGGGCTGGCGCTGCTGCTGCCCGGCCGGCAGCCGCGCCGCGCCGCGCTGCGCGACCGCGGCCGCGATGCGGTCAAGCTGATGCTGCTGGCCGGGCTGATGCTGGTCGTCGCCGCGCTGATCGAGGGCTTCCTGCGCCAGCTGGTCACCTCGACCCCGCTGCGGCTGGCGATCGGCTGGGGGCTGGGCCTGGGCTGGCTGGCGTGGCTGACGCTCTGCGGCCGCGATCCCCGCCCCGCCGCGGTGCCGGCATGAGCCGCGCCGCCGCCGCCCCGGCCGCGCCCGGCAACCGGCGCCCGCCCCGGCCCGCCGCCCTGCGCCGGCAATGGCAGCAGGTCCCGCCCGAGGGCGTGCCCATCGCCTTCACCATAGCCAGCCTCGGCAGCCGCTTCGGGGCGCAGCTGCTCGACATCCTGCTGACCTATGGCGGCGCCTTCCTGCTGCTGCTGGCGCTGCTTTGGGCCGGCGCGCTGACCTGGACGGCGCTGGCCGCCTTCTTCGCGCTGGCCAGCTTCTTCATCCGCGTGCCCTATTACGCGCTGGCCGAGCTGGTCTGGAACGGCCGCACCCTGGGCAAGCGCATCGTCGGCATCCGGGTGGTCAGCCTGGATGGCCGCCGCCTGACCCCGCACCAGATCGTCGCGCGCAACCTGATGAAAGAGGTCGAGGTCTTTCTGCCCATCGCCACCATCTTCGGCGCCGCCGACACCAGGGGGGTGCTGAACCTGCTGCTGCTGGCCTGGTTCATCGGCGTGCTGTTCGTGCCGGTCCTGAACCGCCGCAAGCAGCGGCTGGGCGACATGCTGGCGGACACCATCGTCGTCGACACGCCGCGCGCCGCGCTGCTGCCCGATCTTTCCACGGTCGAGACCCGGCGCGGCTATGAGTTCACCGCCGCCCATCTGGACGTCTATGGCCGCTACGAGCTGCAGGTGCTCGAAGAGATCCTGCGCGTGCCGCCGAAATCGGCAGAGGCGCGCGAGAAGGTCGGCACCATCGCCCAGACCATCCGCCGCCGCATCGGTTATGACGAGGCGGTGCCGCCGGCGCGGGAATGGGATTTCCTGATGGATTTCTATCGCGACCAGCGCGAATTCCTGGAAAGCCGGCACCTGTTCGGCGACAGCCGCGAGGACAAGTTCTACCCCGGCGACCGCTGACCGCGGCCCCGGCGCGCCGCCGTCGCGCGCCGCCCGGGACCGTGCTGCGATGCAGCGACTCAATGCCGCAGCTGAACGATCTTGCATCCGTCGGAAAAATTTCGGTGCGTCTCGGCCCCTGCGCGCTATCATCTGCCGGACGCTCGCTCCGCGGCCTGCCCGAAGATCCATGAAACTGCTGGATTTTTTGGCACGGAATTCCCGTCAGGAAAACATTTCTCCCAGCGAGAAAGTTTCTCTTGAAGAAAGAGGCATTCCAGTGAATAAATTTCTTCAGAGCCTTCCATGGACCAGAATGGAGTAGAGAACATGTGCGGCATCGTTGGCCTGTTCCTGAAGAACGAGGAACTGCACCCCAAACTTGGGGACCTGTTGACAGACATGCTGATCACCATGACCGACCGCGGCCCCGACAGCGCCGGGATCGCGATCTATGGTGACGACAGCAACAAACTGAAGATGACCATCCAGTCGGACACGCCCGAGGAAACCTTCCACGGGCTCGACAGCGCGCTGTCGCTGGCGCTGGACGGTCCCGTCAGCATCCGCGTGATCGACACCCACGCCGTGCTGACCCTGCCCGAGGGCAGCGAGGCCCAGGCCCGCGCCTTCATGGCCGAAAAGGGCATCCGCGTCATGGGCGCCGGTCATTCGATGGAGATCTTCAAGGAAGTCGGCCTGCCCAAGGACGTGGCCGCCCGCTTCCACGTGCGCGACATGGCCGGCAGCCACGGCATCGGCCACACCCGCATGGCCACCGAAAGCGCCGTGACCACGCTGGGCGCGCACCCGTTTTCGACCGGGGACGACCAGTGCCTGGTGCATAACGGCTCGCTCTCGAACCACAACCAGATGCGCCGCATCCTGACCGAGAAGGGCTTCAAGCCGCAGACCCAGAACGACACCGAGGTCGCCGCCTGCTACATCTCGTCGCGGCTGGCCGAGGGCGCCAACCTGGGCCAGGCGCTGGAAGGCACGCTGGACGACCTGGACGGGTTCTTCACCTTCGTCGTCGGCACCAAGAACGGCTTCGGCGTCGTGCGCGACCCGATCGCCTGCAAGCCCGCCGTCATGGCGGAAACCGACGACTATGTGGCCTTCGGCAGCGAATACCGCGCCCTGGCCAACCTTCCCGGCATCGAAAACGCCCGCGTCTGGGAGCCCGAGCCTGCCACCGTCTATTTCTGGGAACGCTGACATGCAGACTATCGACCTTTCCACCACCCCGCTCCGCGAGCTGAACCAGGCCCTGCAAGCGCAGGCCGCCCAGACCAACCAGACCGAATGGGTGATCGAGAACCCGAAGGGCGCCCATGCCATCGCCGTCGGCCTGGACGCGCCGATCGAGGTGACCGTCAAGGGTTCGACCGGCTATTACTGCGCCGGCATGAACAAGCAGGCCACCGTGAAGGTCAAGGGCTCGGCCGGTCCGGGCGTGGCCGAGAACATGATGTCGGGCACCGTCATCATCGACGGCGATGCCAGCCAATATGCCGGCGCCACCGGCAATGGCGGCCTTCTGGTCATCAAGGGCAACGCCTCCAGCCGCTGCGGCATCTCGATGAAGGGCATCAACATCGTCGTCTTCGGCAATGTCGGCCACATGTCGGCCTTCATGGCGCAGTCGGGCAACCTGGTGGTGCTGGGCGATGCCGGCGACGCGCTTGGCGACTCGCTTTACGAGGCGCGGATGTTCGTGCGCGGCTCGGTCAAGTCGCTGGGCGCGGATTGCATCGAGAAAGAGATGCGCCCCGAGCATATCGAGATCCTGAAGGACCTGCTCGAGCGTTCCGGCGCCGATGCCAAGCCCGAGGAATTCAAGCGCTACGGTTCGGCCCGCAAGCTCTACAACTTCAACGTCGATCACGCTGGTGCCTATTGATGAGGGACATCATGGACAAGACCCCCCAAACCCTGCCGCGCGAGAGCTATACCTATTCGCCCAGCATCAACTCGGAAATCCGCCGCGCCGCCGACACCGGCATCTATGACATCCGCGGCGGCGGCGCCAAGCGCAAGGTCCCCAGCTTCGACGACCTGCTGTTCCTGGGCGCCTCGATCAGCCGCTATCCGCTGGAAGGCTATCGCGAGCGCTGCGACACCTCGGTGACGCTCGGCACCCGCTTCGCCAAGAAGCCGATCGAGCTGAAGATCCCGGTCACCATCGCCGGCATGTCCTTCGGCGCGCTGTCGGGCCCGGCGAAAGAGGCCCTGGGCCGCGGCGCCACCATGGCCGGCACCTCGACCACCACCGGCGACGGCGGCATGACCAACGAGGAACGCGGCCATTCCGAGAAGCTGGTCTATCAGTATCTGCCCTCGCGCTACGGCATGAACCCCGACGACCTGCGCCGCGCCGATGCGATTGAAATCGTGGTCGGCCAGGGTGCGAAACCGGGCGGCGGCGGCATGCTGCTGGGCCAGAAGATCACCGAGCGCGTGGCCAAGATGCGCAACCTGCCCATCGGCATCGACCAGCGTTCCGCCTGCCGCCACCCCGACTGGACCGGCCCGGACGACCTGGAGATCAAGATCCTGGAGATCCGCGAGATCACCAACTGGGAAAAACCGATCTACATCAAGATCGGCGGCGCCCGCCCCTATTACGACACCGCGCTGGCGGTCAAGGCGGGCGCGGACGTGGTCGTGCTGGACGGCATGCAGGGCGGCACCGCCGCGACCCAGGACGTGTTCATCGAACATGTCGGCCAACCGACGCTGGCCTGCATCCGTCCCGCGGTGAAGGCGCTGCAGGACCTGGGCATGCATCGCAAGGTGCAGCTGGTGGTCTCGGGCGGCATCCGCTCGGGCGCGGACGTGGCCAAGGCGCTGGCGCTTGGCGCCGATGCGGTCGCCATCGGCACCGCGGCGCTGATCGCCCTGGGCGAGAACGACCCGAAATGGGGCGACGCCTATGCCGAGCTCGGCACCACCGCCGACGCCTATGACGACTGGCACGAGGGCAAGGACCCGGCCGGCATCACCACCCAGGACCCCGAGCTGATGAAGCGCCTGGACCCGGTGACGGCGGCGCGGAAACTGCGCAACTTCCTTGCGGTCCTGACGCTGGAATGCCAGACCATCGCCCGAGCCTGCGGCAAGAGCCACGTCCACAACCTGGAGCCCGAGGATCTGTGCGCCCTGACGCTGGAGGCGGCCGCCATGGCCGGCGTGCCTCTGGCGGGGACCAACTGGATCCCTGGTCAGAGCGGCTTCTGACAAGACCAGAAGGGCGGGGCATGCACCCCGCCCCGGCTTTTCCGTAATTCAACAGGGACCAATCCAAATGACCGATCTTGCCGAATTCGCCCGGGAAAAAGGCGTCAAGTATTTCATGGTGTCCTACACCGACCTGGTGGGGGCGCAGCGCGCCAAGCTGGTGCCGACCTACATGATCAACAATGTCGTTTCCGGCGGTGCCGGTTTCGCAGGTTTCGCGGGCGGTTTCGTGCTGACCCCCGCCCATCCGGACATGCTGGGCATGCCGGATGCGGACACCGTCATTCAGCTGCCCTGGAAGCCCGAGGTGGCCTGGGTCGCGGCCAACCCCGCGATGTATGACAGCCCGCTGCCGCAGGCGCCGCGCAACGTGCTGCGCAACGTGATCGCCGAGATGGAAAAGGAAGGCCTGCGGATCAAGACCGGGGTCGAGCCGGAATTCTTCTTCCTGACGCCCGAAGGCGACCGCATCGCCGACACCCGCGACACCGCCGCCAAGCCCTGCTACGACCAGCAGGCGATCATGCGCCGCTATGACGTCATCTCGGAAGTCAGCGACTACATGATCGAACTGGGCTGGGAACCCTACCAGAGCGACCACGAGGACGCGAACGGCCAGTTCGAGATGAACTGGAAATACGACGACTCGCTGGCGACGGCCGACAAGCTGGCCTTCTTCAAGTTCATGATGAAGTCGGTGGCCGAAAAGCACGGGCTGCGCGTGACCTTCATGCCGAAGCCGTTCCTGGAGCTGACCGGCTCGGGCATGCACGCCCATATCTCGGGCTGGAGCCTGGACGGCAAGACCAATGCCTTCTACGACGGCAACGACGAGCTGGGCCTGTCCGAGGTCGGCCACCACTTCCTGGGCGGCATCATGAAGCACGCCTCGGCGCTGGCCGCGATCACCAACCCGACCATCAACAGCTACAAGCGCATCAACGCGCCGCGCAGCTCGTCGGGGGCGACCTGGGCGCCGAACTCGGTCACCTGGTCGGGCGACAACCGCACCCACCTGGTCCGCGTGCCGGGCAAGGGCCGGATCGAACTGCGCCTGCCGGACGGAGCCTCGAACCCCTACCTGCTGCATGCCGTGATCATGGCCGCCGGCCTGGACGGCATCCGCCACAAATGCGATCCCGGCAAGCGGCTGGACATCGACATGTATGCCGACGGCCATATGGTGAAGGACGCGCCCAAGCTGCCGCTGAACCTGCTGGACGCCATCCGCGCCTTTGACCAGAATACCGAGTTGAAGGCGGCGCTTGGCGAGGAGTTCTCGGCATCCTTCATCGAAATGAAGATGAAAGAGTGGAACGCCTATGCCTCGCACCTGACCCAATGGGAGCGGGATCACACCCTGGACATCTGAACCACGCGGTCCACTTTGCCACGGTGAGGCAGAATTGGCTCAATTGGTTCCCTTTTGGACTAGCAGACCCCGGATCGACACGCTACAACTGGCGTATTGAAACCGGAGTCTGCATTTTGTCATCGCTCCCCCAATCATCGCAACCCTCCACGCCCAGCAAGACCGGGCTTGGTTCCACGGTGCAGATGGTGGTGGATGCGCTCAGTGCGCGGCTGGCGGCGGGGGAATACCCGCGGGGCAGCCGGCTTCCCTCCGAGCGCCAGCTTGCCGCCAGCCTGCAGGTCGCGCGCAATACCCTGCGCGAGGCGCTGGACATCCTGGAGCAGCGCGGGCTGATCACCCGCCGCGCCGGCGCCGGCTCCTATGTCGCCGAACCCGAGCATTGGGACAATGCCGTTCCCGTCGCCGCCGCCACCGGGCCGCTGCACCTGCATGTGATGCGCGGCATCATGGAACCCGAGATCGCGCGGCTGGCCGTTCTGCACATGTCCTCGGCCGGCATTGAGGCCCTGGCCCGCATTCTGGACGAAATGCGCGCCACCTCGGACCCGGCGCAGTTCACCCGCTGCGAAGAGGATTTCCAGCAGAAACTGGCCGAAGGAACCTGCAATCCGCTGCTGATCGCCTGCTACAACCTGGTGGTGAAGGCGCGCCGCCAGCGCCATCGCGCCGCCATGCTGCGGCGGCTGACCACGCCCGAGCGCATGGCCTACCAGCGCCAGGTCCATGCCGCGCTGCTGAACGCGCTGGTCGGCCGCGACATCGCCGAGGCGACCGAGCTGGTCCAGCAAATGCTGATCGAGGAACAGCGCCTGCTCATGCAGGAGAACTGAGGTCGCGGCCGCGCAATTCGGCCCGCTGCTGCCACAGCAGCCCCTGCGCCTCCATTTCGCGCAACAGCAGCGCCTCGTGCCGGTCCAGCCAATCCAGGACCGAGCCGAAGCCGGCGATCCGCGCGACGCCCTGCATGACCCGCACCACCGGCCAGCTGCCGATCAGGGCGTTGTCGATGCCGAACAGCGCCTCGCCATACCAGCGCGCGGGGCCGAAGACCTGCATCATCTGCCCGCCCCGCTTCATCGAATCCAGCACGGTCAGCGGCTCGGTGGTGCCGGCGATCTCGACCGCCTGCTGCCACAGGTCCAGCGCCGCGGCATATTCCCAGCTGACCGCCGACCAATGGCCCGGGAAACGCTGCTGATAGGCGGCATGAAAGGCGGCGGGCTGGCGAAAGAAGAAGGCGGTGCCGGCCAGCGCCGGATCGTCGAAATCGGGGAAGTGGAAGATGAAATCCTCCATGAAATCCAGTGAGGTGCGCGCCACTAGCCGGCTGTAGTTGTCCCCGGTCGCCGACAGGATCGGACCGCGGAAACCGGCGTGGAAGGCGGCCTCGGTCAGGGCATGGACCATATGCGGTTCGGACGAGCCCCAGCACAGCACCTGGGGATCGTCCTGCAGCATGGCGGCGACCATGGCCTCGGCGTCGCAGGCATCGCGCGGATAGCGCAGTTCGCGGAGGATCTGCATGTCTTCCGCCTTGAACGCGGCCCGATAGCTGGCAAGCCCGGGCTGACCCAGCATGTCCTCCTGGCCGCACATGGCCACGCGCTTCAGCTCGGGCCGGGTCGCGGCCAGCCACTCCACCCCCGTCACCACATAGATCGGATGCACCTCGGCCGGGGCGATCAGGCTGGGCGTCTCGGGCGACAGGTCGAAGGGCAGCAGCGTCGTCGTCAGCACGCGATGCGCCATCAGCCAGGGCAGCGCCGGCGCCAGCGAATCCCCGCCCAGGGTCAGGATCACCTGCGCGCCCGCCCGCTCGACCAGCTCCATCGCCGCCACCCGCGTCTCGACCGGGCTGATGGCGGCGTCGCGGGCCAGGATCTCGACCCGGCGCCGGCGCGGCCCGACGATCAGCCCGCCCTGTTCGTTCACCCAGTCCGCCCAGATCAGGCAGCCCTCCAGCCCCGGCTTGCCCCAGGGCGCCGACGGCCCGCTGAGAGGGGCGAGAAAGCCGATTCGCACCGGCGTGGCGGCGTGATGCAGATTTCGCGGCAGGCTGCCGGCCATCGCCAGCCGCTGTGCCAAAGATATGCTCATGTTCATCCCCTATCTGCCCGGATCCTTGCCGACTTCGGCAAAATTTCAAAGAAGCGTTCTTCTTCACAATAAAAATTCTTGACCAACGAGGAACCAATCTCTCTAATTGGTTCATGCCAAATAAAACGGAACCATAAATTGGTCCGGACCGCAGGGAGCAAGACAATGACAAAGCGAGTCGCCGTCATCGGCGCTGGCCCTTCCGGGCTTGCCCAGTTACGGGCCTTCCAATCCGCCGCCCGCAAGGGCGCCGAAATCCCCGAGATCGTCTGCTTCGAGAAACAGTCGAACTGGGGCGGGCTGTGGAACTACACTTGGCGCACCGGCACCGACGAGCACGGCGAGCCGGTGCATGGCTCGATGTATCGCTATCTCTGGACCAACGGTCCCAAGGAGGGGCTCGAGTTCGCCGACTATTCCTTCGAGGAGCATTTCGGCAAGCAGATCGCATCCTATCCGCCGCGCGCCGTGATGTTCGACTATATCGAGGGCCGGGTGCTGAAGGCCGGGGTCCGCGACTGGATCCGCTTCAACTCGGTGATCCGCTGGATCGAGTTCGACGCCGACGCCAACGACTTCACCGTCACCGTGCACGACATGAAAAAGGATCATGTCTACAAGGAGCGGTTCGACCACGTCATCGTCGCCTCGGGGCATTTCTCGTCGCCGAACGTGCCGGAATATCCGGGCTTCGACCAGTTCTACGGCCGCATCACCCATGCCCACGACTTCCGCGACGCCCGCGAGTTCGAGGGCCAGGACGTGCTCATCGTCGGCTCCAGCTATTCGGCCGAGGACATCGGCTCGCAATGCTGGAAATACGGCGCGAAATCGGTGACTTCCTGCTATCGCTCGGCGCCGATGGGCTTCAAATGGCCCGACAACTGGGAAGAAAAGCCGGCCATGGTGCGGGTCGAGGGCAAGACCGTGTTCTTCAGCGACGGATCGAGCCGCACGATCGCCATCATCCTCTGCACCGGCTACAAGCACTATTTCCCGTTCCTGCCGGACGATCTGCGGCTGAAGACGGCGAACCGGCTGGCGACGGCGGACCTCTACAAGGGCGTGGTCTATGCCCACAACCCGCGCATGTTCTATGTCGGCATGCAGGACCAGTGGTTCACCTTCAACATGTTCGACGCCCAGGCCTGGTATGTGCGCGACATCATCATGGGCCGCATCGAGGTGCCGCAGGACAAGCAGGTGCTGCTGGCTGACGTGGCCGAGCGCGAGGCCCGCGAGGAAGCCAGCGACGACGTGAAATACGCGATCAAGTATCAGGGCGACTATGTAAAGGAGCTGATCGCCGAGACCGACTATCCCAGCTTCGACGTCGATGGCGCCTGCGCGGCCTTCTACGAATGGAAGCATCACAAGGCCGTCGACATCATGGCCTTCCGCAACCACTGCTATCGCTCGGTCATCACCGGCACCATGGCGCCGGTGCACCATACGCCCTGGAAAGACGCGCTGGACGACTCGATGGAAGTCTATCTCCAGAACTGACCCCCCCGACTGGGGCGGTGTTCGTCACCGCCCCGTCTTTTTTCGGCAATGGAGGCTCGCATGAGCACCATCACCTATCCCACTCTGATCCGGCCCGGGCCGCCCCGACCCAGCGGGTTGCGGGTCGCTTCGGCCGTGGGGCACGCGCCCGCACGCGAACGCCATACCGTCGCGGGCGGCGGCGCACTGCTGGTGCCGCTGGCCCGGAACGACCGCGTCACCATCGTCAACGCCGAGGGCGGTCAGCGCGCGGAACTGGTCGCCGTGGACATGACCGCCCGCCCCGGCCTGCTGGGCCCGGCCGGCGAGGAGCCGCACGGGCTGCGCCGCGCCCTGTCCTCGGGCGAGGAAAGCCTGGCCCGGCTGGCGCGCGGGATCGCCGCCCGGGGCATCGACCTGTCGCGCCCCTGCGCCATCACGCTGTTCGGCGAGGCCAGCCCCGCCGGCGACAGCGCCGAATTCACCGCCT from Paracoccus aminovorans includes these protein-coding regions:
- a CDS encoding ABC transporter substrate-binding protein, with protein sequence MSISLAQRLAMAGSLPRNLHHAATPVRIGFLAPLSGPSAPWGKPGLEGCLIWADWVNEQGGLIVGPRRRRVEILARDAAISPVETRVAAMELVERAGAQVILTLGGDSLAPALPWLMAHRVLTTTLLPFDLSPETPSLIAPAEVHPIYVVTGVEWLAATRPELKRVAMCGQEDMLGQPGLASYRAAFKAEDMQILRELRYPRDACDAEAMVAAMLQDDPQVLCWGSSEPHMVHALTEAAFHAGFRGPILSATGDNYSRLVARTSLDFMEDFIFHFPDFDDPALAGTAFFFRQPAAFHAAYQQRFPGHWSAVSWEYAAALDLWQQAVEIAGTTEPLTVLDSMKRGGQMMQVFGPARWYGEALFGIDNALIGSWPVVRVMQGVARIAGFGSVLDWLDRHEALLLREMEAQGLLWQQRAELRGRDLSSPA
- a CDS encoding NAD(P)-binding domain-containing protein, whose amino-acid sequence is MTKRVAVIGAGPSGLAQLRAFQSAARKGAEIPEIVCFEKQSNWGGLWNYTWRTGTDEHGEPVHGSMYRYLWTNGPKEGLEFADYSFEEHFGKQIASYPPRAVMFDYIEGRVLKAGVRDWIRFNSVIRWIEFDADANDFTVTVHDMKKDHVYKERFDHVIVASGHFSSPNVPEYPGFDQFYGRITHAHDFRDAREFEGQDVLIVGSSYSAEDIGSQCWKYGAKSVTSCYRSAPMGFKWPDNWEEKPAMVRVEGKTVFFSDGSSRTIAIILCTGYKHYFPFLPDDLRLKTANRLATADLYKGVVYAHNPRMFYVGMQDQWFTFNMFDAQAWYVRDIIMGRIEVPQDKQVLLADVAEREAREEASDDVKYAIKYQGDYVKELIAETDYPSFDVDGACAAFYEWKHHKAVDIMAFRNHCYRSVITGTMAPVHHTPWKDALDDSMEVYLQN